Proteins from a single region of Halorubrum sp. 2020YC2:
- a CDS encoding Gfo/Idh/MocA family oxidoreductase — MTDEPLKIGVLGYRFMGKAHANAMARLPMFFPDAPEIERHTLVGRDEEALADAAERFGFAHAATDWEAALDEVDVFYNLGPNHVHAEPSIAALEAGIPVLCEKPLAPTLEEAAAMRDAAAAADVPAGTAFNYRFVPAIRYAKGLIEDGELGEIRQVRGRYLQDWLVDPEAPWAWRMDAEMAGSGALGDLGAHTIDLANFLVGDAVGGIDRVSGQLTTFVDERPVYDDEGEVAEYRDVTVDDAYSAQVAYESGATGSFEASRVAEGHKNDHTVAVHGTGGSLTFSLERLNELEVLREGNRGYETVLVTEETDPYVDRWWPPGHVIGWEHTFVHEGYEFLSAVAEGGSFEPSFADGYEVQRVLAAIEQADERGERVAVE; from the coding sequence ATGACCGACGAACCGCTGAAGATCGGCGTGCTGGGGTATCGATTCATGGGCAAGGCGCACGCGAACGCGATGGCGCGGCTCCCGATGTTCTTCCCGGACGCGCCCGAAATCGAGCGACACACGCTCGTCGGGCGCGACGAGGAAGCCCTCGCGGACGCGGCCGAGCGGTTCGGCTTCGCGCACGCCGCGACGGACTGGGAGGCCGCGCTCGACGAGGTGGACGTCTTCTACAACCTCGGACCGAACCACGTCCACGCGGAGCCGTCGATCGCGGCCCTCGAGGCGGGGATTCCCGTCCTCTGTGAGAAACCGCTCGCGCCGACGCTGGAGGAGGCCGCGGCCATGCGCGACGCCGCGGCCGCGGCGGACGTGCCGGCCGGAACCGCGTTCAACTACCGGTTCGTCCCGGCGATCCGGTACGCGAAGGGGCTGATCGAGGACGGCGAGTTGGGCGAGATCCGGCAGGTCCGCGGGCGGTACCTCCAAGACTGGCTCGTCGACCCCGAGGCGCCGTGGGCGTGGCGGATGGACGCCGAGATGGCCGGCTCCGGCGCCCTCGGTGACTTGGGCGCGCACACGATCGACCTCGCGAACTTCCTCGTCGGGGACGCCGTCGGCGGGATCGACCGCGTCTCGGGGCAGTTGACGACGTTCGTCGACGAGCGCCCCGTCTACGACGACGAGGGAGAGGTCGCGGAGTACCGCGACGTGACGGTCGACGACGCCTACTCCGCGCAGGTCGCCTACGAGTCGGGCGCGACCGGGAGCTTCGAGGCCAGTCGCGTCGCGGAGGGGCACAAGAACGACCACACGGTCGCGGTCCACGGGACGGGGGGGAGCCTGACGTTCTCTCTGGAGCGGCTCAACGAACTGGAGGTGCTCCGCGAGGGGAACCGCGGCTACGAGACGGTGTTAGTCACCGAGGAGACGGATCCCTACGTCGACCGCTGGTGGCCGCCCGGTCACGTGATCGGCTGGGAGCACACGTTCGTGCACGAGGGCTACGAGTTCCTCTCGGCGGTCGCGGAGGGGGGGTCGTTCGAGCCGTCGTTCGCGGACGGCTACGAGGTCCAGCGCGTGCTCGCGGCGATCGAACAGGCGGACGAGCGCGGCGAGCGGGTCGCCGTCGAGTGA
- a CDS encoding type IV pilin: protein MVAFRNDERGFTPLAGTGLLVGIVVLLLAIVGAAVFGLIDGVAPPDAEFEGQQENGSLVVVALGPEPVPAEELYVRGEDPDGNVQFGAWPGEGVVRPGDRVPVPNATGNENFEVVWEPVAFDTRETLGSYDGEDSAIEEWSEENGGSTPGGGVGV, encoded by the coding sequence ATGGTCGCGTTCCGGAACGACGAGCGAGGGTTCACCCCGCTGGCGGGCACGGGACTGCTCGTCGGGATCGTCGTGCTGCTGCTGGCGATCGTCGGCGCGGCGGTGTTCGGGCTCATCGACGGCGTCGCCCCGCCGGACGCCGAGTTCGAGGGGCAACAGGAGAACGGCTCGCTCGTCGTCGTCGCGCTCGGTCCCGAACCGGTCCCCGCGGAGGAGCTGTACGTCCGCGGCGAGGACCCGGACGGCAACGTCCAGTTCGGCGCGTGGCCCGGCGAGGGCGTCGTCCGGCCGGGCGACCGGGTGCCCGTTCCCAACGCCACCGGCAACGAGAACTTCGAGGTCGTCTGGGAGCCGGTCGCGTTCGACACCCGCGAGACGCTCGGCAGCTACGACGGCGAGGACTCCGCCATCGAGGAGTGGAGTGAGGAGAACGGCGGCAGCACGCCGGGCGGCGGCGTCGGCGTCTGA
- a CDS encoding YIP1 family protein produces MDGSTGGRPRGLRGIARTWAAVLVRPRQAFANGITPGDQAPALTFAVAVAAAFTLGLIATDPAAIPGVVPSSPALTALVVFVVVVVVGLPVGLHLTAAVATVSVVVASVEVADGRFALRDRGGVSETVQAVAYASSPMALAGPAIPELRVVCGAYAAVLLFVGLRAVHGLGPVRTVVAALPPAALGYGVGYRAVAAARTLFGA; encoded by the coding sequence ATCGACGGTTCGACGGGCGGGCGCCCCCGCGGGCTTCGCGGCATCGCGCGCACCTGGGCGGCGGTGCTCGTTCGGCCGCGGCAGGCGTTCGCGAACGGCATCACGCCCGGCGATCAGGCGCCCGCGCTGACGTTCGCGGTCGCGGTCGCCGCGGCGTTCACGCTCGGGCTGATCGCGACGGACCCCGCCGCGATCCCCGGCGTCGTCCCTTCCTCTCCGGCGTTGACGGCGCTCGTCGTCTTCGTCGTCGTCGTGGTGGTCGGGCTGCCGGTCGGCCTCCACCTGACCGCCGCGGTCGCGACCGTCTCGGTCGTGGTCGCGAGCGTCGAGGTCGCGGACGGACGCTTCGCGCTGCGCGACCGCGGGGGCGTGAGCGAGACCGTTCAGGCCGTCGCGTACGCCAGTTCCCCGATGGCGCTGGCCGGCCCGGCGATTCCGGAGTTGCGAGTCGTCTGCGGCGCGTACGCCGCGGTGCTTCTGTTCGTCGGGCTCCGGGCGGTCCACGGACTTGGACCGGTCCGAACGGTCGTGGCCGCGCTCCCGCCGGCCGCGCTCGGCTACGGCGTGGGGTACCGCGCCGTGGCCGCGGCGCGGACGCTGTTCGGCGCGTGA
- a CDS encoding OB-fold nucleic acid binding domain-containing protein: MGSCIICGTDVGGGRVCDSHQEDVVFDFRGNSPDDLVPSRFYRGVVDGYAEFGVFVDLAPGVTGLLHRSELDRRLDSLDWEPGDDVFVQVKGVRDNGNVDLGWSIRQADREFRGVLVQESAGEHLPDEEASEGDESEEATDEGATDEVQPDESTEEDGDEERSDDAVESEAPAGDNVVESDADPDPSGETMSGEVAQADESEAEATDDDGEPGDVDAASASGDDAVGGSDEEPERVSIATLEDAIGESVRIEGEVVGVRQTGGPTVFEVSDETGAVDVAAFVEPGVRAHPDVEVGDAVRVDGEVESHRGDVQVESEALVLLDGEGAETVRRRIAEALTDEARPEGLQPLGGDETVAALADGLLDAAEAVRRAVLESRPIVVRHPATADGYVAGAAVERAVLPLIRDEHAKSDAEYHYFTRRPLDEPVYGMDAATNDATRMLQDRDRHDEKLPLFLLVGAGSTTESADGIDLLSVYGVDAVVVDAAVADPEARDAVDTLVSPELADGDGDETLSTGALVASLASAINDEVRADLRHLPAVSYWADVPERYVDLARDAGYDAERVAELREAVALEAYYQSYQDKRELIADLLFSDDGNLAAHVSEQFREKLETEIETADANVVTEAVDGVEFALLDTDGYTHRYDFPPTALILDDLHRRRADGEPFATVGVGTDELYVRTTADVSVRDVAERAAEIAPKADIAIAGVREGKIEFLSGERDAVEDAVVAAVAEAF; the protein is encoded by the coding sequence ATGGGATCCTGTATCATCTGTGGCACCGACGTCGGGGGCGGTCGCGTCTGCGATTCGCACCAGGAAGACGTCGTGTTCGACTTCCGCGGCAACTCCCCCGACGACCTAGTTCCGAGCCGGTTCTACCGGGGCGTCGTCGACGGGTACGCCGAGTTCGGCGTGTTCGTCGACCTCGCGCCGGGCGTCACCGGACTGCTCCACCGCTCAGAGCTGGACCGCCGCCTCGACAGCCTCGACTGGGAGCCGGGCGACGACGTGTTCGTCCAGGTGAAGGGCGTCCGCGACAACGGCAACGTCGACCTCGGCTGGTCGATCCGACAGGCCGACCGCGAATTCCGCGGCGTCCTCGTGCAGGAGTCCGCCGGCGAACACCTCCCGGACGAGGAGGCGAGCGAGGGCGACGAATCCGAGGAGGCGACAGACGAGGGGGCGACAGACGAGGTTCAACCCGACGAATCGACCGAAGAGGACGGGGACGAAGAGCGGTCTGACGACGCGGTCGAGTCCGAGGCGCCCGCCGGCGACAACGTCGTCGAGTCCGATGCCGACCCCGACCCGAGCGGTGAGACGATGTCCGGCGAGGTCGCGCAGGCCGACGAAAGCGAGGCCGAGGCGACCGACGACGACGGGGAGCCCGGCGACGTCGACGCGGCGTCCGCCTCCGGCGACGACGCGGTCGGCGGCTCCGACGAGGAGCCCGAGCGCGTGTCGATCGCGACCCTCGAAGACGCGATAGGCGAGTCGGTCCGGATCGAGGGCGAGGTCGTCGGCGTCCGCCAGACCGGCGGGCCGACGGTGTTCGAGGTCAGCGACGAGACGGGCGCGGTCGACGTGGCCGCGTTCGTCGAACCGGGCGTCCGAGCGCACCCGGACGTCGAGGTTGGCGACGCGGTACGGGTCGACGGCGAGGTCGAGAGCCACCGCGGCGACGTTCAGGTGGAGTCAGAGGCGCTCGTCCTCCTCGACGGCGAGGGGGCCGAGACGGTCCGCCGCCGGATCGCGGAGGCGCTCACCGACGAGGCCCGCCCCGAGGGGCTTCAGCCGCTGGGCGGCGACGAGACGGTCGCGGCGCTCGCGGACGGCCTCCTCGACGCGGCCGAGGCGGTCCGCCGCGCGGTCCTCGAGTCGCGACCGATCGTCGTCCGTCACCCGGCGACGGCCGACGGCTACGTCGCGGGCGCCGCGGTCGAGCGCGCCGTCCTCCCGCTGATCCGCGACGAGCACGCGAAGAGCGACGCGGAGTACCACTACTTCACCCGCCGTCCGCTCGACGAGCCGGTGTACGGGATGGACGCGGCCACCAACGACGCGACCCGGATGCTCCAAGACCGGGACCGCCACGATGAGAAGCTCCCACTCTTCCTGCTCGTCGGCGCCGGTTCGACGACCGAGTCCGCCGACGGCATCGACCTGCTGTCGGTGTACGGGGTCGACGCGGTCGTCGTCGACGCCGCGGTCGCGGACCCAGAGGCCCGGGACGCGGTCGACACGCTCGTCTCGCCGGAGCTGGCCGACGGCGACGGCGACGAGACGCTCTCGACAGGCGCGCTCGTCGCCTCGCTGGCGTCCGCGATCAACGACGAGGTCCGCGCCGACCTCCGGCACCTGCCGGCCGTGAGCTACTGGGCGGACGTCCCCGAGCGGTACGTCGACCTCGCGCGCGACGCGGGTTACGACGCCGAGCGCGTCGCGGAGCTCCGCGAGGCGGTCGCGCTGGAGGCGTACTACCAGTCGTATCAGGACAAACGCGAACTGATCGCGGATCTCCTGTTCTCGGACGACGGGAACCTCGCGGCGCACGTCTCCGAGCAGTTCAGAGAGAAGCTGGAGACCGAAATCGAGACTGCGGACGCGAACGTGGTGACCGAGGCGGTCGACGGCGTCGAGTTCGCGCTACTCGACACCGACGGCTACACGCACCGCTACGACTTCCCGCCGACGGCGCTCATCTTGGACGACCTCCACCGCCGGCGCGCCGACGGCGAGCCGTTCGCGACGGTCGGGGTCGGCACCGACGAACTGTACGTCCGAACGACCGCGGACGTCTCCGTCCGCGACGTGGCCGAGCGCGCGGCCGAGATCGCGCCGAAGGCGGACATCGCCATCGCGGGCGTCCGTGAGGGGAAGATCGAGTTCCTCTCGGGCGAGCGCGACGCCGTCGAGGACGCCGTCGTCGCCGCCGTCGCAGAGGCGTTCTGA
- a CDS encoding DoxX family protein — translation MATRPSERTLRAELLGRNVDFSYSETWLAYSMLGLRVVMAWVFLQAGLEKLFEGGLADPLAWSSVGFLQNAIADANPLQGLFLFFADFAAIIDPMVVFGQILIGLALLFGVLFRFAALMGAIMMSMFWTAAWQGGLTDGFPVAHGYFVDSSLVYMLILFGLGAWGAGRIVGVDRALEETELVENAPWLRFLLG, via the coding sequence ATGGCTACACGACCCTCGGAACGAACGCTCCGCGCGGAGCTGCTCGGCCGTAACGTGGACTTCAGCTACTCGGAGACGTGGCTCGCGTACTCGATGCTCGGCCTCCGAGTCGTGATGGCGTGGGTGTTCCTCCAAGCCGGGTTAGAGAAGCTGTTCGAGGGGGGGTTGGCCGACCCCCTCGCGTGGAGTTCCGTCGGGTTCCTCCAGAACGCGATCGCCGACGCCAACCCGCTTCAGGGGCTGTTCCTCTTTTTCGCGGACTTCGCCGCGATCATCGACCCGATGGTGGTGTTCGGACAGATCCTGATCGGGCTGGCCCTGCTCTTCGGCGTCCTCTTCCGGTTCGCGGCGCTGATGGGCGCGATCATGATGTCGATGTTCTGGACCGCGGCCTGGCAGGGCGGGCTCACCGACGGGTTCCCGGTCGCGCACGGCTACTTCGTCGACAGCTCGCTCGTGTACATGCTGATCCTGTTCGGGCTGGGCGCGTGGGGCGCCGGCCGGATCGTCGGGGTCGACCGAGCGCTAGAGGAGACGGAACTGGTCGAGAACGCCCCGTGGCTGCGGTTCCTGCTCGGGTGA
- the fer gene encoding ferredoxin Fer, translated as MVSPFEVLDVDEDADDDAVERAYRERVKRAHPDQGGSTEEFQLVRRAYRELSERDGDGDGGDDEVDPADVDLSQGGDAREPRSTRVEFLDYEAIVDYGWSLDDDELFRKAAHADLGPDAHGRLLVHPDESLLEAAERSGFAWPFSCRGGACANCAVYLAEGELSQPTDHIMPDDLAERGFRLSCNGYPLTDELSVVFNVKQRPELDDLILPPGPFTRR; from the coding sequence ATGGTCTCCCCGTTCGAGGTGTTGGACGTCGACGAGGACGCCGACGACGACGCGGTCGAACGGGCCTACCGCGAGCGCGTGAAGCGCGCCCACCCCGACCAGGGGGGTTCGACCGAGGAGTTCCAGCTGGTCCGCCGCGCCTACCGAGAGCTGTCGGAGCGCGACGGAGACGGCGACGGGGGCGACGACGAGGTCGACCCGGCGGACGTCGACCTCTCTCAGGGGGGCGACGCGCGGGAGCCGCGCTCGACCCGCGTGGAGTTCCTCGACTACGAGGCCATCGTCGACTACGGCTGGTCGCTCGACGACGACGAGCTGTTCCGGAAGGCCGCCCACGCCGACCTCGGCCCCGACGCCCACGGTCGGCTGCTCGTCCACCCCGACGAGAGCCTGCTGGAGGCGGCCGAGCGCAGCGGCTTCGCGTGGCCCTTCTCGTGTCGCGGCGGCGCCTGCGCGAACTGCGCGGTGTACCTCGCGGAGGGGGAGCTCTCGCAGCCCACCGACCACATCATGCCCGACGACCTCGCGGAGCGGGGGTTCCGGCTCTCCTGTAACGGTTACCCCCTGACCGACGAGCTGTCGGTCGTGTTCAACGTGAAACAGCGACCCGAACTCGACGACCTCATCCTCCCGCCCGGACCGTTCACACGCCGGTGA
- the fen gene encoding flap endonuclease-1, which yields MGNADLRDLASIRDVSFAEIEGSVVAVDAHNWLYRYLTTTVKWTSDEKYTTADGVEVANLIGVVQGLPKFFEHDLIPVMVFDGAVTDLKADEVAERREKREAAEERRAAAEDRGDAVEAARLEARTQRLTDTIQETTRELLELLDVPVVEAPAEGEAQCAHMAATGTVDHAGSEDYDTLLFGATTTLRQLTSKGDPEMMDLAATLSDLDLDRQGLVDVAMLCGTDFNEGVRGIGPKTAVTEVREHGDLWSVLEARDAEIPNAAAIRELFMDPPAEDVAVDADVNPDVEAAREYVVDEWGVAADEVERGFERVAESQVQTGLDRWT from the coding sequence ATGGGAAACGCCGACCTGCGCGACCTCGCGTCGATCCGCGACGTCTCCTTCGCGGAGATCGAGGGGAGCGTCGTCGCCGTCGACGCGCACAACTGGCTGTACCGCTACCTCACGACGACGGTGAAGTGGACCTCGGACGAGAAGTACACCACCGCCGACGGCGTCGAGGTGGCGAACCTGATCGGCGTCGTCCAGGGGCTCCCGAAGTTCTTCGAGCACGACCTGATCCCCGTGATGGTGTTCGACGGCGCCGTCACCGACCTGAAGGCCGACGAGGTGGCGGAGCGCCGCGAGAAGCGCGAGGCGGCCGAGGAGCGGCGGGCGGCCGCGGAGGATCGCGGCGACGCGGTCGAGGCCGCGCGCTTAGAGGCCCGGACCCAGCGGCTCACGGACACGATACAGGAGACGACCCGCGAGCTGCTGGAACTGCTCGACGTGCCGGTCGTCGAGGCGCCCGCGGAGGGGGAAGCCCAGTGCGCGCACATGGCCGCGACCGGGACCGTCGACCACGCGGGTAGCGAGGACTACGACACCCTCCTGTTCGGCGCGACGACGACGCTCCGTCAGCTGACGAGCAAGGGCGACCCCGAAATGATGGACCTCGCGGCGACGCTTTCGGACCTCGACCTCGACCGGCAGGGGCTCGTCGACGTCGCGATGCTCTGCGGCACCGATTTCAACGAGGGCGTCCGCGGGATCGGCCCGAAGACCGCGGTGACGGAGGTACGGGAACACGGTGATTTGTGGAGCGTCTTGGAAGCCCGAGACGCCGAAATCCCGAACGCGGCGGCGATCCGAGAGCTGTTCATGGACCCGCCCGCGGAGGACGTCGCGGTCGACGCCGACGTGAACCCGGACGTCGAGGCCGCCCGCGAGTACGTCGTCGACGAGTGGGGGGTCGCCGCCGACGAGGTCGAGCGGGGGTTCGAGCGCGTCGCGGAGTCGCAGGTCCAGACCGGGCTGGACCGGTGGACCTGA